One window from the genome of Hypanus sabinus isolate sHypSab1 chromosome 16, sHypSab1.hap1, whole genome shotgun sequence encodes:
- the LOC132405970 gene encoding SWI/SNF-related matrix-associated actin-dependent regulator of chromatin subfamily E member 1-related-like isoform X3 codes for MSQNNKESVVMAGTLASKSFNHNGVLQTVIKQEVVESSKSQPSHKQSDRNVAGAGNTGEEEQRVVKKRGWPKGKKRKKVLPNGPKAPVTGYVRFLNERREQIRMQHPDLPFPEITRMLGNEWSKLPVLEKQRYLDEAEKDKQQYLKELKEFQQTEAYKMSAQKIQEKKLKKEELWSGVSGPVPKITDDAPDRVSMFETPIFTEEFLDQTKVTMRGIHNSLSKAEIPNRARESELRKLRKSNVEFEEQNIILQKHIESMNNAKEKLEQELALEERETLTLQQQLQAVRQALTASFASIPIPGTGETPTEGTLDTYMAKLHNVIESSPLEYEKLVGRVQEIISQLDSDKL; via the exons ATGTCGCAAAATAATAAAGAATCTGTAGTTATGGCTGG GACCCTAGCCTCTAAATCTTTCAATCACAATGGAGTGTTGCAGACGGTTATTAAGCAAGAAGTTGTAGAGAGTTCCAAAAGTCAGCCATCTCACAAGCAATCTGACAGAAATGTAGCTGGAGCTGGTAATACTGGGGAAGAAGAA CAACGTGTAGTGAAAAAGCGGGGGTGGCcaaaaggaaagaaaaggaagaaggTTTTGCCCAATGGTCCGAAAGCACCAGTAACTGGGTATGTCCGGTTTCTCAATGAGCGTCGAGAGCAAATTCGTATGCAACACCCAGACCTGCCATTCCCAGAAATCACCCGCATGCTCGGGAATGAATGGAGCAAGCTTCCTGTTTTGGAAAAACAG CGTTACCTGGATGAAGCAGAAAAAGACAAGCAACAATATCTGAAAGAACTTAAAGAATTTCAGCAAACTGAGGCATATAAAATGAGTGCACAGAAAATCCAGGAGAAGAAACTAAAGAAAG AAGAATTGTGGTCAGGTGTTAGTGGACCAGTCCCAAAG ATCACTGATGATGCACCAGACAGGGTTTCCATGTTTGAGACCCCAATTTTTACGGAAGAGTTCCTTGACCAGACCAAAG TAACCATGAGGGGTATCCATAACTCATTATCAAAGGCAGAAATCCCTAATCGAG CACGTGAATCAGAATTACGAAAGTTAAGAAAGTCAAATGTAGAGTTTGAAGAGCAAAATATAATCTTGCAAAAACACATAGAGAGTATGAATAATGCCAAAGAGAAATTGGAGCAGGAATTGGCACTGGAAGAGAGAGAAACGTTGACATTACAGCAACAGTTACAGGCTGTACGACAGGCCCTGACTGCCAGCTTTGCTTCTATTCCCATTCCAG GCACGGGAGAAACACCGACCGAAGGAACACTTGATACATACATGGCCAAACTTCACAATGTCATCGAGAGCAGCCCCTTGGAATATGAAAAACTAGTTGGAAGGGTGCAAGAGATCATCAGTCAGTTAGATAG